From Vibrio maritimus, one genomic window encodes:
- a CDS encoding PTS transporter subunit IIC, protein MIDKTVLFLVSSPAIGLSFLSMVGLVVQKCTWFQVILGGIKVFIGFTMLMVGIDIIVHSVSYLSDNIENIINVKGYISDSSIIYGIAVKEMGTYISITFALTMLCNLIVVTFLNGRFIFLSGHSLLWLSTVSNVVLYEYGYKGFMLAFISSLFGGIVASYSPALCQPIIEKITGRKDIALGHFCTSGYIMQGVFAKLLGNVNTSTEDIQLLRKIEIVGSRYLIMFCIMFPIYIYLYLTTDTIHSFNGLLTESCKCVFFVIGIFIIEKSTSIIIDSLIPAFKGLTKRYAPQAIPALDCPFLFHYMPNAMILGFIFTLLGSFAGVLVLLRLEYNIIIPSLLVIFFSGATSGIFGNVLGGVRGVVAGGMFYGILITLTPTLLIHHSREGFVFSDSDIVFSGIVLDSFLSGNGHISILIILGLIVSYIYLVRHK, encoded by the coding sequence ATGATTGACAAAACAGTACTTTTTTTAGTGAGTAGTCCTGCTATTGGTCTTTCCTTTCTCTCAATGGTAGGCTTGGTAGTGCAAAAATGTACGTGGTTTCAAGTTATTTTAGGTGGGATAAAAGTATTTATTGGTTTTACTATGCTTATGGTAGGCATAGATATTATTGTACATTCGGTATCCTACTTATCTGATAATATAGAGAACATCATTAATGTAAAAGGTTATATTTCAGACTCTTCAATTATATATGGCATTGCTGTAAAGGAAATGGGAACTTACATTTCTATAACGTTTGCACTTACGATGTTATGTAATTTAATTGTAGTTACCTTCCTTAATGGAAGGTTTATCTTTCTTTCTGGTCATTCATTACTATGGTTATCAACAGTTAGCAATGTAGTCCTTTATGAATATGGCTATAAAGGGTTTATGCTAGCTTTTATTAGTAGTCTCTTTGGTGGAATTGTTGCATCGTACTCTCCAGCATTATGCCAGCCGATTATAGAAAAAATAACCGGAAGAAAAGATATTGCTCTTGGTCACTTCTGTACTTCAGGGTATATTATGCAAGGGGTGTTTGCAAAGCTTTTAGGAAATGTGAACACTTCCACGGAAGATATACAGTTACTGAGAAAAATCGAAATAGTTGGGAGTAGGTACCTTATAATGTTTTGCATTATGTTTCCTATCTACATATATCTATATTTAACAACTGATACTATACATTCTTTCAACGGGTTGTTAACGGAAAGTTGTAAATGTGTATTTTTTGTCATTGGTATTTTTATTATAGAAAAATCGACATCTATAATAATAGACTCTTTAATTCCAGCATTTAAAGGGCTCACAAAGAGATATGCCCCACAAGCTATACCCGCCTTAGATTGCCCATTCCTTTTTCATTATATGCCAAATGCTATGATTTTAGGGTTCATATTCACTTTACTTGGAAGTTTTGCTGGGGTCTTAGTACTATTACGTTTAGAATATAATATTATAATACCAAGCCTTCTAGTTATCTTCTTTAGTGGTGCAACTTCTGGAATTTTTGGGAACGTTCTAGGTGGAGTGCGTGGAGTAGTCGCTGGAGGGATGTTTTATGGGATACTAATAACCTTGACACCTACCCTACTCATCCACCACAGTAGAGAGGGCTTTGTTTTTAGCGACTCAGATATCGTATTTTCAGGGATAGTATTGGATAGCTTTCTATCAGGTAACGGGCATATCAGTATACTAATTATACTAGGACTCATTGTAAGCTATATTTATCTTGTTCGGCATAAATAA
- a CDS encoding ANR family transcriptional regulator gives MHPYQEQSKKKYYLKLAQQAAELERDHQYENAAMMWKQVSYLASHPENKLWAENRHDFCLRYRPIMSLIRRGRPRNLDTLR, from the coding sequence ATGCACCCTTACCAAGAACAATCTAAAAAAAAGTACTATTTAAAACTTGCCCAACAAGCCGCAGAGCTAGAGCGTGATCATCAGTACGAGAATGCCGCCATGATGTGGAAACAAGTCTCCTATCTGGCTTCTCACCCTGAGAACAAATTATGGGCAGAGAACCGCCATGACTTTTGCTTAAGATACCGGCCTATTATGTCCCTAATAAGGCGAGGACGCCCTAGAAACCTCGACACCCTAAGATAA